Sequence from the Sulfuricurvum sp. IAE1 genome:
ACTGAAATTTGAGGTTTTCCGACATGCTGATAGGATACATGCGCGTTTCGACTGACGGTGATCGGCAGAGTACCGATCTTCAACGTGATGCATTGATAAGTGCCGGGGTGGATGAGCGGCATATTTTTGAAGACAAGGCTTCCGGCTCCAAAGATGACCGTGCCGGTTTGGCACAGGCACTGGAGTATGTCAAATCAGGAGACATACTCGTAGTCTGGAAGCTTGACCGCCTTGGGAGGTCACTCCCACACCTGATCGAAATCGTCAACCAGCTCAAATCCAAAGGGGTCGGATTCAAATCTCTCACAGAGGGGATGGATACATCCAGCCCATCAGGTGAACTACTGTTCCATGTCTTCGGAGCACTGGCACAGTTTGAACGCTCACTCATTCAAGAACGGGTCAATGCCGGATTGGCTGCCGCGAAGAAGCGGGGTCGGATCGGCGGACGACCGCGAGCGATCCCTCAAGAGAAGATGGATGCTATTTTGGAAGCTCTGAACAACGGAATGTCGAAAGCGGCGGTGTGTCGGACATTTGAAGTGAAACGCTCAACTTTGATTGATGCCCTCAAGCGTTAAGTTCCCATAGAACCATTATAACTCATGCTCGACGTAAGCCCATAAATCATATCCCCCATCCATCGTTTGAATTCAGGGTTGTCACTGAATTGCTTAAACAGTTCCGTATCGTCTTTTAAAACCGATACCATGACTCGTGCCAACGCTTTGTCATGTTCAATCCGTGCTGTATGCGGCGTGTTTTTGATGGCATTTTGGAAGGCAGCATCAGCAACCACTCGGGCCGGAATATCTTCGGTGATCAGTTTATGAACCCTATCCGAATCACTCCAAGGTATGTTTCCAAACTGATCATTGAAGGTTTTTAGGATATTGGAGAGGCGATCGAGCTCGGGTTCTGCTGTCCCACCACTTCCGCCGACTGGTACAGGCTCAAGTACCCCCTCTTCATCCGGCAACTGAATCTCTATGACTGCTTTTTTCTCTACCCGGTAGCTATCCATATCAATCGTTTCCAAAATCCCCTTTGAAAGATCATCCTCAATCGGGGATGGGAGCTTTGGAATCAAAAAGTTGAGGAAAATCGAAAGTTTTTCCCAATCAGCATTGGTATAAGGTAGTATGGATGCCAAAAAGGAATACGTACGGTTAAACGCCTTTGCATTCCCCTTGAATGTTACCTGTTCGTCTTCATCGAGCTCTTTATTGTAGACAGCTACACATGCATCGAGGATTGGATCCAGCCGTTCTCTTGAAACGCCTTCGAGATACAGCCGTACCAGTTCTCCTACTTGGAACTCTGTATACACATGGTGACCATCTAAATCTGCTTTGAGATCATGCAGTTTATTGGGATCAGTTTCACCGCTTAGGACGGTCCCTCTATAAAAATCTGCAAATGAATTTTTGATAGTATCTTGATCATTCATGAAGTCTAATACGAAAGCATCATGTTTTTTGGGGTGGGCACGATTGAGGCGCGATAGTGTCTGAACCGCTTTAATACCACTCAATGTTTTATCGACATACATTGTATGCAGCAGTGGTTCATCATATCCCGTCTGAAATTTGTCGGCACAGATCAAGAACCGATAGGGGTCTTCTTGAATGCGGTTTGGTATGTCATTAGATGAAAAGCCGTTGAGTGAAGCTTCCGTCACTTTCTCTCCGCCATATTCCTGCTCTCCGGAAAATGCAACGATCGCCCTGTAAGGACTCTTTCTCTCTGTGAGATATCCGTTAAATGCGTGGAAATACTCAATAGCACGCTCAATACCGTTAGTGACCACCATCGCCCGCGCTTCACCGCCAATCTTGCGCAAACCAATGACCTGTTCATGAAAATGATCGATCATGATCTCCGCTTTCAGCCGGATGGCATGCTCATGACTCTCGACATAACGACGTAATTTTTTCTTGGCTCGCTTCGTGTCAAATTCGGGATCTACATCGACCGTTTTAATGAGCTTGTAATAGCTGTTGACAGGGGTGTAGTATTTCAAAACATCAAGAATGAATCCCTCCTGTACCGCCTGCTTCATCGTATAGCCATGAAATGGTTTAAACTTGGTCTCGCCACCTTCTTGATAGGGGATGCCGAACATTTCCAATGTCTTGTTCTTCGGAGTTGCGGTAAAAGCAAAATAGCTCGCATTGGTGAGCATCTTTCTCGCTTTCATACGAGCTTCCAATGCATCATTGATATCGTCTTCGGGATCGTCACTGAGTGAAGCGCTAAGCGCCTGAGAATTACGTCCACCTTGACTGGAGTGAGCTTCATCGATAATGATGGCGAACTGTCTGCCTCCGTTGTCTTCAATCTCATCCATGATCCATGGGAACTTCTGGATCGTCGAGATGATGATCTTTTTCCCGCCTTCGATAAAACGGCGCAAATCGCCTGATCGCTCCGCATGACCGACAATGGAGCCTACACCGGCAAAGCCTCTGATCGTATCACGGGTCTGTTTGTCCAGAATTCGGCGATCAGTGATGACGATGACTGAATCAAATATCTTTTTCGATTCTTTTTGGAGTTCCACGAGCTGATGCGCCAACCATCCGATGGAATTAGATTTACCGCTTCCGGCACTGTGTTGGATCAGATACCGTTTACCCACACCGCTGTTCACTGCATCATCGAGAAGCTTACGGACAACATCTAGCTGATGATAACGAGGCCAGAGCTGAGCGCGCTTCTTTTTGCCCGTTTTTTCATCTTTGGTTTCAACGATCTGAGAAAAGTTTTCCAGGATATTACACAGACTATCAGGACGTAAAATCTCTTTCCAAAGGTAATCTGTCTTTAGGCCATTTGAATTGGGTGGATTCCCGGCTCCGTCGTCATACCCTTTGTTAAATGGCAAGAACCACGAGCCCTTGCCCATCAGATGCGTACAGAACATTACCTGCGCGTCATCGATGGCAAAGTGGACCGCACAGCGGCCGAACTGAAAAATCAGTTCCCGTGGATCTCGGTCCGTGCGGTATTGCCATATAGCATCTTCCACCGTCTGTTTGGTCAAACTGTTTTTGAGTTCAAAGGTAGCGAACGGTAGACCGTTGATAAAGATAGCCATATCAAGCGCCAAACGGGTAGCATCATTACTATAGCAAAGCTGACGGGTGAGGCTGAAGCGGTTTTTGGAATGCTGCTCAGCAGATTTGGTATTGCCGACCGAAGGGATGGCGTAGTAGAGATCGAGATGATGCGGCCCATGTTTGATACCTTGGCGCAGCACGTCGATGACACCCCGCTTGGTGATCTCTCCCTGGAGACGGGCTAGGAATTTCTGACGAGTCGGAGAGTCATTTTCCAGATCAAATGCTTTGATCAAATCTTCCTGCGTTTCTTGGATAAAAGAAGTCAGCTGAACGAGATCGACGGCATAATCGCGGTTGTACTCACCAGGTGATCCTTTTTTCCACCCAAGTACAACCATATCCCGTTCGATGATATTTTCCAGACCTCTTTCGGTAGTATCAGTGCTCATTCTATTTCCTTGTCATCAATTAATTCAACACTTGTTTGGGTAAAACCTTCAATATTCCCATCTTTGAACACATATGCACCGTGTATATAGTTGGTATGATTAAACCGCAACCGCGAAGAGATTTCAGTATCAAAAGCTCTTTTTTCGCCTATTATCGACCAACACAATGTTATACCTTCCCGTTCATTTAATGTTTCGATTAAATCCTTGCGAACTAGTAAAGAATCGGGCCCTTTTGACCTGACTGTAGGATCAAATGTAGCTAACATTCCTTGATGATCAAGGAACTCAGCATCTTCTCCATTCCAAGTCAGTTTGAGTTTTTCAATTATCTCTTCACTTGGGCAATATAAACTAAATCCATCGTCAATTGAACAATCAAAGCTACTATTCTCTCCAGTATATTTTGAACTTACCACATGCAACAAGACTGGACAACCTTTGCCTGGATAAGTCCATCCAAGATAATTAAAATAAGGACCTTGATGATATTGGGCCGCAGGTGACCATTTATGTTCTCCAAAAAACTGCTCGTAATATTCTTGTGCTTCAGGCATCCATCTTCCCATAAAATTTACAGATTTGGCCCATTTTAAAAATTTATCTACATCTTGATTATGAATGAGATACGCATTTGTAATATACCAAATTTCACGTCGTTCCGATTCTTCTGGTTCGTCATCGATACTTGTCGGCATCTGCCAATTAAAATAACCATGAACATTGAACCAACTTATTTTATTGGAATCTGTCACACAAAGTATTTGTTTAATATTAGGTAATTCTTTGCTATCTTTGATCCAATCCTCTGGCGCCATTTCCTTATTCCATCGATCAAATGATTCTGAACACCACCATGCGGTGTCATGCCCTTTCCAAGAGGTTCCTCCTACAGTTGATTGTAGTGTCACTGATGGATCTATATCTCGCAAACCAATTTGCCATGGACCAACATATTTATGGTCTTTGTCCACACCATGATGTTCCTGTCTAATTTGAAAATGATCGGCGAAATAAGCCATAATTTCATGGTAAGCGATCCACTGATACTTTTTACCTATCCTTTCAGCTTTTGCAGCATCCCTCCCATGGTAGCCGATCTCAAAACGGTCAAACTCACCAAATCTTTCCGTCGTCCATCCTAAATCAAAAACTCGCCAAAGAACATATCGTTGGATTAGTTTGAGATCAAATTTTGGAGCACGTTGCGAACCAGAATTTTTCAGTTCTATAATCTTTTCAAGACTAACTTGATGCTCTTCTGTTAAGCTTTCTTTCAACTCTTCATATGCTTCATCTCGTTTAGATTGGGCTTGATCTAACTCGTCATCTTTTGATTCTTCACCTATCTCATCATCAAGTTGTTCCTGGGTAACCCGTAGAAACATCTTTTGAACTTCAATGCTTTTGAGAGCTTCATCCATGGGTTTGAACTTTTTCCAAGCTTCAACTTCTTTCGGAGCAAACTCTTTGATGAGCTGCTCGAGTTGTTCATCAGGAGATCGCCAAACCGGCTCATCTAGTTTCAAAGACAAAAAATCTGTCGACCATGAGTTTGTTCCAATTACATACCGAGCGAAATCATCACTTATCACGGAACTTCCAATACGATTACGAGACCATTCGCTTTCACGACTGTCATGCGATCCTCGGGACCAATCAGGTAAAAACGGTTGGATCTCCTCTTCAGACGGAATATTTGGCCAAATACTCGAATATGGTGGCCTGATCAATTCAGCATTCACTTCGATGTCTGCTTTCAGACAGAGTGCTCTTTCAATAACACCCCTTGCATAATCTCTCAATAAAATGTGTGCAGGGGGATTCCCGTCAGCGAAAACATGAGCATAAACAGACTGAGCAAGATCCTTAAGCTCTTCACCATTATTGCTTCGCATTGCCACTCCATAAGCAACGGCATATACTCTTTCAGCTATATAGGGGTCATTCACTTCGGCAAATCGATCGACAAGGGCTTTTGCCTTATTCAACCTTCCTGTTAGTAGGTTGACCAGCGCCTTAGTTGCTCTGTCCCTCAAATATCGGTTGGAGCTGGACAAAAACCAAGACAGAGTTATCGATGCAAGTTCTATGACATCGTCTTCAACTGTACTATTATCCGCTAACGACAGAGCCCAATCAACAACTCTATAGGCGCTTCCTTTGTAGCTCCAACTTTTGTGCAGATAAAGACTCCACCATGAATCCCGATCGGGCATCGAGTCTTTTTGCAGCCTGTTATGTAAAAGTAAAGCATTAAATGGATGATTAGGAATAATAGCTACTACTAAGAGCGCATCTAAAGCCTCACGTTCTTGATACGCATTCCTGATGAGTTTTCCGAAAAGTTCGCGAGATTCATCGTTAAAAGCTTTAGGTGAACGCCAAATGACGCTGTTAAAATAGGCACCTTGGATACCCCAATATTTTATAAATCTTGGAGCAAGTGATATCAGTTCGCACCCTGTTCTTTCTGGTACCTGAATACAAAGTGCCTCGACAAGGCCAGCTTCATTTCGATGTTTTTCATTGAGCAAGAAATGCAGGCCTCCGCCCTTTTTGAAAGACAATCCAGGATCAGTTGTGTCTAGATGCGTATCAAGCAAATATTTTGCTATCAAATGATCAGCGAGTCGTTCATAGCCAAAGTAGACCACTTCTTTTTTTTCGTCAGCCGAGTGCCAAACCATCTCTTCGCCGATGATTCCTGAAACTATAAGCTTTCGATATAACGACCTTTCATAACTACGTTCTGGCAGTAACGCATTGATTGTCTCTTCTGCAATATCTATATCGATCCATCGAGAGTCAAGCTCTACCATTTTTTGAGCAAGCGATTGCACTGCAGCTTGCACAAGCCGTTTGCTTTCCCGATAATCCAATTCCTTTAGTTCGGCAAGTTTTTTATTCACAGCAGACAGATAAAGATCAAAAATAGCTGTTATCCCATGCAAACCACGAGGCAACCGACATTCCCCGCTTGCTTGTAATCCACTGCATAATGTTTTCAAAAATAACGGATTTCTAAATTCAGGCGACAGTAGAGGCGCTGAAGGCAATTCAAGGCCGTAATGCATGAAGAATGTCTTGACTGCATCATACTCATTGTCTTCGAATCCATAATGCATAAGTGAAAAAGCACTTTCCAAAATTTCTTTTGAAATGATATCTGTGTATGAACTTCTTACAGAGAGCACCATCCCTATCCAAGGAGATCGCTCAACGACAGACAAAAATGCAGCCAAATGAGCTGGCCAAAGTTCTCGTCCTGAACCTTCGTTGATAGCGTCGATTAAGATCAATGCTCTGCAATCAGCAGCTTCTGCCGCCGACTCAAGTGCACCCACAAATTCTTCCAGTGTCATTGGCGGCAAATCAAGATGGTATCTCGCCTGGTTCCATGGAAAATCAAGAGTTGTGAATTGATGCCCCATTAACAAGACAGTCGGTTGATTGTTCTCAATCCTTTGTTTTGCAAGATCACATAATAGGTGAGTTTTCCCTGTTCCTGCATTGCCTTGCAAGATCAACAGTGATGTTGAGGCGACTTTGTCAACATCTTCTAGAATCGTTTTTACTTTACGAAGCTCATGTTCTAGTGAGCGTAAACTACTGAGGATGTCTCCACATTTGGTTTTACTGTATCGGTAATCTTTCTCTGGCTCTAAAGCCTGCTGTTCTTTATCGCATTTATCAAATGCATCTTCGATGACATACGAATATTCCAGTGCTTCAGCGATTTGTCTGGCAATTTGCCCAAAAGGTAAAATTCCTACAGGCTGATAAACAACTTCTCGAAGCTTCATTTCAACATTATGTATTCTTTCAAGGAAACCTTCGGTTGGCGCAGGTAAAGTACCTTTATCAATCTTTCGAAGACTGTATTCAAAGCTTCTTTTTTTATCCTTGAGTTCTTTCAAAAGAACCTTGATCCTGCGAAATGTCTCTATAGTCCTACCAAAAACTTGGAATTCTTGTGCAATGGGTAGATCGACATGAATCTCAGGTGTATACCGAGGGCCAGCTGTACTAATGGCAGTTGCTAACCGATATTCAAACCATTCTTGATCTAAGCCGATGGATTCAAACCAAAATTTTCGTTTTCCAGCATGCTGTGGATCCATGAGTCGTTCAAGCAATTCACTGCTACCCCAATAGACAAACTCTACACTCATCCCTTTATCAGCGGCCCATTGTGTCCATTTGAGGACACGTTCATCCCATTTTTCTTTGGCTGATTTTCCTCTTCCTGTTCTAGCATCAGGACGATCTAGAGGAACACATATAAAATACCTGACTAATAGAGGATGTTTATCCAATGCATTTTCGACTGATTCATCGAGCTGACTCCATTGAGAATCCCCAAAATTCTCAAAATATTTCGCTTGCCATCCCCATTCTTTTCCATCTTCAAGTATGCAGTAACACTCAACTCCAGCATCCGGTGTCCCTTTGCGGACAAACTGTGCATTATCTGGTGATTCTGATCTGGCAAGCTGACAACAAAATTCCTCAAAACCGGTATTTTGAGATCCATTTAATGCCTTTATCGCATGCCAGTTAAAACTCATTCTTCCATTTCCTCTGGAACAGTGGCATCATTCCCCCTCTGAATAGCTAATAAGTCTCTCAAAATACGTAATAATCGCTGACGGCGTATTTCCTCATATTGATCTACTTGTATACCTATATGTTCCAATATAGAAATATCTTCTTCAAGTCGAGCAGTATTAGAGTATCTATAAAGATATTTTGCCATTTGATATGTGTTTGCACGAAATTGTTGTTCTTCAGCTTCATGCACTGCCATAAAATCATAATCGTCTGAAACCATTCCACTGTAGACTCGTCCACTACCGCCAAATCCCAAAGGTGTTTTGATTGCAGTTCTGACATCGTCAACAAAAAATGTGATAAGCAAAGTAGCCCATGTAATCGGCTCTATATCTGGAAAAAGGTTTTTAGCTACATCCGCGAGCACCTTGTCATATTGCTCTGTTTGATTAAATCTGTTCCAACCCCATTGAATAAATATTTCCAACAATTGATGGGATTCATAGGTGGTTTTCAAATTATCAACAGTGATTTTCCAATCCGAAGGGAATCCCTGCCACAAATTTCTGCTACTATCAATATGCTCAATTATCTCTATTAATTTATCAAAAATAAGTCGGATAAGAATTTCGCAATACTCACTGTTTTCTTCTTTGTGCTTGTCAATATGTTTTTTTACTTCTTTGTAAAACTTGGAATTCAAACTCGATTTTGCCAATCTAAATTGTACTAGTCCAATCAACTCTTGTAATGCATATTGGGGCTGATCATATTGCCAGGCTTTATCAGAGTCATCATAACTTTTTTGATAGCTAATCCAATGCCATTTCAATACATGAGGAAAAATTTTAATCAGATGATAATCATATCGATCTTCCACATATTCAGATAAAAAGCCTATCAGTGATTGGGCTTGAGCAGGATTATCATGCACAGCTTCATCAACAACTCTAGTATATATTTCAATCATTGAGTCTTCGTAATTTCTTGGTATGTTTTTTGAACTCCAAACCGATTTCCACACTTCTACAACATCATCACTGATGATATTATCTTGTAAATACTGAAGCCGAAAAACCCATTCCTGTCCCTTTACCCACAGATAACAATTAAGCAAAATCATCCCTATCATACCAACAGAAATTACCCATAGATTGAATAAAAACCATGAAGAGGAATTCATAAATAAAAGTGAAGTAAATGCAATAAGAACAGCAATCAGTAGAAGTTTAAATTTGAAAACCAAATCGATCATAACATGAAGATCGAGCTTATGAAACTCACGTCCCGGATCATCACTTTTGACAGAAAGCAAATTTCCAAACATCGCCAACGCAAAAGGGATCAGGATAGTCAACAGTGCGATCATAAAATCGCGTAACGTATCGACAAATCCATCTGGTAGATTGTCATGTTCATAGAAGGAGTATAAAATGATTTCAAAAATGGCAAAACCAGAATACAAAACACCATAGCGTCTTAAGTGCTTCCATAAATTTCCATTTCGATCGAACATCGCCTACTCTTCCATCTCTTCTACGGCTTCATCGTCCGTTTCATCTATGATGTTTTCATCGTCGATTTCTTCGACAATTTCCGGCAATTCCTTCGCCAGTTCGCGCACATCCACCGCGCCGGTGACAGCATCGGCGATCAGGCGGGTTTTGTACTCCTGCAACAAGTCGATCTCTTTTTTGGAGAGTTCGATTGCCTTGTCGATAGAGGTCGTTTCCTCATCGAGGTAGCGGATGATGGCTTCTTGTTCAGCAAAAGGAGGTACAGGTAAGTGCTGAGTTCCAAACATATCAAATCTAAAGTCAGTAGAACGTTCTCTTATGCCTTTTGATAAAGCTGCAATCCATTGATTTCGTGCCATTTCTCTGATAATAAGCGCGTAATATTTTGGAAAAACCTCTGCAATTGGAGAACAAATAGCATACACGGGAGAACATTTCCCATTAGAATCAGAAACCCCAACAGCTCCCGCGAAGGCATCCATTGCATGAATTACCAAATCGCCCTTATTTACACCCTGATAGCCTATCTCTTTCAAAGCCTCGGTAAAGCCTGTTGTTCGGCGATTTTTTCGTAATGTAACTTCTCCATCACGAAAACAAGTTACTACATCATATTCTGGCAATATAGGACGATTATTTTTTCTAAAAAGTGCTTTTCCTCGTTTCATCTCCCAATGCGCCGGAATCTCCCCAATCCACGCTACGCCACTCTCTTTCATCGGTGCATTTGGATCGAGCCCTCGGGTGACGGCGTGGGCGATGATGGCTTGCTTTTGTTCGTTCAGGGCGGCAATGAGCTTTTTCTTCGCCCGCACCGTGCGATCGATCTTATGCGTAGCATGATCGAGATAGCGGACGATGGCTTCTTGTTCTGGGAGAGGGGGTACAGCTATTTGTTCAGTGAAATAGCTTTTTAAATCCAAATTTTGTATACCAGTTGTTTGTTTGATATGTTTAATATTGACTTTGCAACTAAACAATGTTTGAAAAAGTTTTGCAGCAAAAGTTGAAAGGACCTGATCAACAATAACGAGTCTATTTGTAAAATTAGAACACACTGCTGGAAAATCATGATTGAAAAGGACTACCCTGCCAACAGCTGTAACTTCGCCACCTCCTGATTTTTCAATCACTAAATCACCTTTTTGCAAAAGACGACCATTTTGCTCCGAGGTAGATATTGTTCTTTTTGTTAGCTTGGATGTCTTGAAAATACCTTGATTAAAATTGAAATCTGAAACCCTAAGACAGACTATATCTGAATTTGTATTCGTTGGATCCTTCCCCCATACACCTCCAATAGATTTTTTGATTATCGATTTAAGAGGTCTCATCTCCCAATACGCCGGAATCTCCCCCAGCCACGCTACGCCGCTTGGCTTGTAGGCTTCGTATCGCGACAGACTCATCCTACGATCTCCCGCAGCATCCCTTCGCTTTCGTGTTCCAAGGCCATGATGTCGGCCTTGATTGCTTCGAGGCTGCGTAGCTGTTTGGGCTTATAAAAATGTTTCGTAAAGCTGATCTCGTAACCGATCTTGATGCTGTTCTCATCGTACCACGCATCAGGAGCGTACGGAAGCACTTCTCGGGTGATGAACGCCTCGATACCCCCCTCTTCGAGCAGCGGAACCTGCTCACTGTCACGCAGTTCCGTATCGCTCTCATACTCGACGACGACATTTTTCCCATCGATCACCGCTTCATACAGCCCACGGATCGGATCGGCTACAGAGCCTTTTTTGTGGATCTTTTTGATGACGGCTGGAGCGTTTTCATCCCGCCAGATGACGGCACCAAGGAGTGCTTTTTTCTCCGCTGCTGCGAGCTTGATGACGCGTTTTTTCAGCACCCGCTCTACTTCATCGGTGAAGATGTTGTAGTCTCCAAACACTTCTCCTCCCAACTCTTCGCGCAATATTTCAGCTGTTTTGACCAGTTTCGCATCCCGTTTCCATGTATCGGCGTCGAGGAGCTTTTTCTTCATCTTTTCAGGAAGCCCTTTGGCCTCATCGTCTTCTTCACTTCCCCAGTTTTCAAGCGTCTTGGCGACCTCTTTGTACACACGGCCAAAGTCTTCGTACAAAACATCCCCGAATTGTTCATGGAGGCTCTGGCGGATCTCGGTATCTCCGCTGGCGTATGCGAGTGATTCGATCGCCATCGGTGTCAACTGTGCCACAAGACGCAAGGGGCGCTCGACAGTGACTTTGTAGTAACCAAACGCCTCGTTGTCGAAGAGTTTGGATTCTTCGCTCTCCTCGAAATTCAGATACATATCGACGATAGCACGAGTATCTTCAGGACTCAGCTCGCAGTTCTTTTCACCGAGGTTTTTACGTAGCGGTTTAAAACGGCTGGTCGCATCGATGAGCTGCACTTTCCCTCTACGATGTTCTGGCTTGCGATTGGTGATAACCCAGACGTAGGTGGCAATACCGGTGTTGTAAAAGAGCTTAAGTGGCAGAGCGACGATCGCCTCTAGCCAGTCGTTTTCGATGATGTAACGGCGGATATTACTCTCCCCTTGACCGGCGTCTCCTGTAAAAAGACTTGAGCCGTTATGAACTTCAGCAATACGGCTTCCCATCGGGGTGGAGTGGTTCATCTTGGCGACCATGTTGGCTAGAAAAAGCAGTTGCCCATCGGAGGAGCGAGGGAGAAGCGAGAGTTCTTCGCCCTTGTGCTGTACAACGAAGCGGGGATCGACAATGCCGTCTTTGCCTCCCATCCGTTCCAGATCACTCTTCCAGCTTTTCCCATAAGGGGGATTGGCCAGCATGAAGTCAAACTCTTTGGCCGGAAATGCATCGTTAGATAGGGTCGAATGCTCCGGGCCCCCGACGATATTGTCCGCTTCTGCCCCTTCGCCTTTGAGGATCATGTCGGATTTACAGATCGCGTAGGTTTCGGCGTTGATCTCCTGACCGTAGAGGTGGGTTATGATCTCCTTGCCCACTGTGAGCTCCTGAAGCGTTTCCTCGGCAACGGTGAGCATCCCCCCGGTACCACAGGCACAGTCGTAGAGCTGATAGGTTCCCGGCACGATAGTCTGTGCGATCGGCTCGAACATAAGACGCGTCATCAGCTTCACCGCATCACGTGGAGTCCAGTGTTCCCCGGCTTCTTCGTTGTTGTCTTCGT
This genomic interval carries:
- a CDS encoding class I SAM-dependent DNA methyltransferase encodes the protein MDVTQLNWLTNFIWGIANDALRDLYVRGKYRDVILPMTVLRRLDAVLEPTKQAVLDMKKMLDDAGITNQDEALRQAAGQAFYNTSPFNLRDLKAIGNAQRLKSDFEAYLDGFSPNVQEIIENFEFRNQIPRLSKGDALGTLIEKFLDPAINLAPTPVLNGDGSIKLAALDNHAMGTMFEELVRRFNEDNNEEAGEHWTPRDAVKLMTRLMFEPIAQTIVPGTYQLYDCACGTGGMLTVAEETLQELTVGKEIITHLYGQEINAETYAICKSDMILKGEGAEADNIVGGPEHSTLSNDAFPAKEFDFMLANPPYGKSWKSDLERMGGKDGIVDPRFVVQHKGEELSLLPRSSDGQLLFLANMVAKMNHSTPMGSRIAEVHNGSSLFTGDAGQGESNIRRYIIENDWLEAIVALPLKLFYNTGIATYVWVITNRKPEHRRGKVQLIDATSRFKPLRKNLGEKNCELSPEDTRAIVDMYLNFEESEESKLFDNEAFGYYKVTVERPLRLVAQLTPMAIESLAYASGDTEIRQSLHEQFGDVLYEDFGRVYKEVAKTLENWGSEEDDEAKGLPEKMKKKLLDADTWKRDAKLVKTAEILREELGGEVFGDYNIFTDEVERVLKKRVIKLAAAEKKALLGAVIWRDENAPAVIKKIHKKGSVADPIRGLYEAVIDGKNVVVEYESDTELRDSEQVPLLEEGGIEAFITREVLPYAPDAWYDENSIKIGYEISFTKHFYKPKQLRSLEAIKADIMALEHESEGMLREIVG